In Chryseobacterium gleum, a single genomic region encodes these proteins:
- a CDS encoding heme-binding domain-containing protein codes for MNNKLRKLKPFNIAVGILIIISICIQFIQPLRNQSDVVPATHIERVYTVPQNVKTILAQSCYDCHSNNTRYPWYSRIQPGAWYMAEHIKKGKEELNFSEFGEYSARRQRNKFRAMAGQVKDGEMPLSSYTLIHRNAVLSPEDKQVLMAWFGTMEDSIK; via the coding sequence ATGAATAATAAATTAAGAAAACTAAAACCGTTCAATATAGCTGTTGGGATATTGATAATTATTTCAATCTGTATCCAGTTTATCCAGCCGTTACGTAACCAATCAGATGTAGTGCCAGCCACCCATATTGAAAGGGTGTACACCGTACCCCAAAATGTAAAGACTATCCTTGCCCAGTCCTGCTACGACTGCCATAGCAACAATACCCGCTATCCGTGGTACAGTCGTATCCAGCCCGGAGCATGGTACATGGCAGAGCATATAAAAAAGGGGAAAGAGGAACTCAACTTTAGCGAATTTGGCGAATATTCTGCCCGCAGGCAGCGTAACAAGTTCAGGGCTATGGCGGGGCAGGTCAAGGACGGGGAAATGCCTTTGTCGTCATACACACTCATCCATCGCAATGCAGTATTATCACCGGAGGATAAGCAGGTTTTGATGGCGTGGTTTGGCACAATGGAAGACAGCATTAAATAA
- a CDS encoding multicopper oxidase family protein, with protein MNRYKKIPIRILQTVLILLCTQTLFAQKVVHYDLYVKDTLVNYAGKQKRAIAVNGQIPMPTLTFTEGDTAEIVVHNQLKESTSLHWHGVFLPNKEDGVPWLTQKPIAPGTTYTYRFPIIQHGTHWYHSHSGLQEQIGMYGSFVMKKRDNDRTFRKGIDDLPTVPIILSEWTNLNPDNINRMLHNANDWAAIKKNATQSYAEAIKEGYFKTKIKNEWKRMLAMDVSDVYYDKILINGNHTTDLKSVDGKTLKAGDKVRLRVSNGGASSYFWLRYAGGKITVVANDGNDVEPVEVDRLIIAVSETYDIVVTIPEDGVSYEFLATTEDRTQSASYFVGNGIKQLISPLPKLKYFEGMKMMNDMMKMNGDLDDMGMKMSLNQMDMNVVMYPEITGDAKQKQDHSQHNMNMDNDPNRYNANALGDIKTLNYAMLQSPYNTTLPKDAPVKELKFTLTGNMNRYVWSMDNKILSETDKIPVKKGEILRITIYNNSMMRHPMHLHGFDFRVINGKGEKSPLKNVLDIMPMETDTIEFLANEEGDWFFHCHILYHMMSGMNRVFAVDDYQNPYLPNKKQAYNKLQRESNMSHFMAQNDFATNGNDGDAMFQNARWSLGTEWRLGYNDMHGYEVETHLGRYIGKMQWFMPFIGFDWRYRKMGIDEHETNLFGQRNEKDTRRAISLGFMYTLPMLVNFQAEVYHDGIVRLSLMREDIPITKRLRAGFMVNTDMEYMTELRYIINKNVGIRTHYDSDMGFGVGLSLNY; from the coding sequence ATGAACAGATATAAAAAAATACCCATAAGAATACTGCAAACAGTGCTGATACTGCTTTGCACCCAAACGTTGTTTGCACAGAAAGTAGTGCATTACGACCTGTATGTAAAAGATACCCTTGTCAACTATGCAGGTAAGCAAAAGCGGGCGATTGCCGTAAACGGGCAAATCCCCATGCCCACCCTTACCTTTACCGAGGGCGACACTGCCGAAATAGTGGTGCACAACCAATTGAAAGAAAGCACATCACTTCACTGGCATGGTGTGTTCCTGCCCAATAAAGAAGACGGTGTGCCCTGGCTTACACAAAAACCCATCGCACCGGGCACAACCTACACCTACCGTTTTCCGATTATCCAGCATGGTACGCACTGGTACCATTCCCACTCAGGATTGCAGGAGCAGATTGGAATGTATGGCAGCTTTGTAATGAAAAAGCGCGATAACGATAGAACATTTAGAAAAGGAATTGATGATTTACCAACCGTACCCATCATTTTAAGCGAATGGACAAACCTTAACCCTGATAACATTAACAGAATGTTGCATAATGCGAATGATTGGGCAGCCATCAAAAAAAATGCTACCCAATCTTATGCAGAAGCCATCAAGGAAGGTTACTTTAAAACAAAGATTAAAAACGAATGGAAACGAATGTTGGCGATGGATGTAAGCGATGTATATTATGACAAAATATTAATCAACGGCAATCATACCACAGATTTAAAATCAGTTGATGGCAAAACACTAAAAGCGGGAGATAAAGTAAGATTAAGAGTGTCAAACGGTGGAGCTTCATCCTATTTTTGGTTACGATATGCAGGCGGTAAAATTACTGTAGTAGCCAATGATGGTAATGATGTAGAACCTGTAGAAGTTGATAGGTTAATCATTGCAGTTTCCGAAACTTACGATATTGTAGTAACCATTCCTGAAGATGGTGTTTCTTACGAATTTTTAGCAACTACCGAAGACAGAACACAATCTGCAAGTTATTTTGTAGGTAATGGTATCAAGCAACTTATTTCTCCACTTCCAAAATTGAAATATTTTGAAGGAATGAAAATGATGAACGATATGATGAAAATGAATGGTGATTTAGATGATATGGGAATGAAAATGAGCCTGAACCAAATGGACATGAATGTGGTAATGTATCCTGAAATTACTGGAGATGCTAAGCAAAAGCAAGACCACAGTCAGCACAATATGAATATGGATAATGACCCCAATCGTTACAATGCAAATGCTTTAGGCGATATCAAAACATTGAATTATGCTATGTTACAATCCCCATACAATACCACACTTCCTAAAGACGCACCTGTAAAAGAATTAAAGTTTACCCTTACCGGAAATATGAACCGCTACGTGTGGAGTATGGATAATAAAATACTTTCTGAAACCGATAAAATACCTGTAAAGAAAGGGGAAATTTTGCGCATTACCATTTACAATAACTCAATGATGCGCCATCCAATGCATTTGCACGGCTTTGATTTCAGAGTAATCAATGGTAAAGGAGAAAAATCACCATTGAAGAATGTGTTGGATATAATGCCAATGGAAACCGATACCATTGAGTTTTTAGCGAACGAGGAAGGAGATTGGTTTTTTCATTGTCATATCCTCTATCATATGATGTCTGGTATGAACAGGGTTTTTGCAGTTGATGACTACCAAAATCCATATTTACCCAATAAAAAGCAAGCCTACAATAAATTGCAAAGAGAGAGCAATATGTCGCACTTTATGGCACAGAACGATTTTGCAACCAATGGTAACGATGGGGATGCAATGTTTCAAAATGCGAGATGGAGTTTGGGTACAGAGTGGCGTTTAGGCTACAACGATATGCACGGCTACGAAGTAGAAACTCATTTGGGAAGATACATCGGAAAGATGCAATGGTTTATGCCCTTCATCGGTTTTGATTGGCGTTACCGAAAAATGGGAATAGATGAACACGAAACCAATTTATTCGGACAGAGAAATGAAAAAGATACACGTAGGGCAATTAGCTTAGGTTTTATGTACACATTGCCAATGTTAGTAAATTTCCAGGCAGAAGTATATCATGATGGTATTGTACGCCTTTCTTTAATGCGAGAAGATATTCCTATTACAAAACGATTGAGAGCAGGGTTTATGGTCAACACCGATATGGAATATATGACTGAACTCAGATATATCATTAATAAAAATGTGGGTATACGTACCCATTATGATAGTGATATGGGATTTGGTGTTGGCTTATCTCTTAATTATTAA